In Danaus plexippus chromosome 8, MEX_DaPlex, whole genome shotgun sequence, the sequence ttataatgtccaTAAAAATGTGTCGTGATACGGACCTAACACCTCACCATCGTGTGACAGGTTATGTGTAAGTGAAACATTTCTTTGTGATATTTCAGATTGTTGGCGCGCAAGCAGATGGTCTGCGATGTCCTTCATCCAGGAAAACCCACTGTTAGTAAAACTGAGATCCGTGAGAAGCTCGCGAAGATGTACAAGGTGACGCCAGACGTTGTCTTCGTATTTGGTTTCAAAACGAACTTCGGTGGTGGAAAATCCACTGGTTTCGCCTTAATATACGACACTCTGGATCTGGCTAAAAAGTTTGAGCCCAAACACAGACTTGCTCGCCACGGACTGTATGAGAAGAAGAGGCCGACACGCAAACAGCGTAAGGAACGTAAGAACAGGATGAAG encodes:
- the LOC116775952 gene encoding small ribosomal subunit protein eS24; its protein translation is MSEGTATIRTRKFMTNRLLARKQMVCDVLHPGKPTVSKTEIREKLAKMYKVTPDVVFVFGFKTNFGGGKSTGFALIYDTLDLAKKFEPKHRLARHGLYEKKRPTRKQRKERKNRMKKVRGTKKSKVGAASKK